A stretch of DNA from Gammaproteobacteria bacterium:
CAGGACAACGCTCAGAGTCCGGTTGAACCGAGTCAGGCGATGAGCTTCAGCCTCTACGGCATCACCACCTTCGACGTTCAATACTGGAACGGCTCTGCCTGGGCGGCTATTCCCGGGGGCACGGTCACCGGTAACAACAAAGTCTGGCGGCAATTCACCTTTGCAAGCATCAGCACCGGCAAAATCCGGGTGCTTGTCAACAACTCAGCGTCCAAGGACTGGAGCCGCATCGTGGAGGTGGAGGCGTATTAGCCCCTGACTCTTGTAGTCGTGACGCAGCAGCCTTGTTGCTTGCGCCAAGAATCCGAGTTGACCCCCCGTTTTCACGGACACCCAGATAAGGGGATAATGCCCCGAGGAGAAGTTCGATGCAGACGCTTATTCAGGCACTGGGGGCGGTTGAAAGCCGAGCACTTCGTTGCTGCCTGACAAGAGAGCGCTTCGATTACACGGAGTGGCGTAAGGTAAGTCCAGGCTCTCAGATAGGGGTATTGAGACGTTGAGCAAAGAGGCGTCCCGATATGCCAAATTGCTAGGCAACTGACCCCCCATGAATACTCTCGCAATGCCTGCAAAAGCGAAGACATTAGCACTTCTCTAGACGAGACAAAACACCGCTACTGGATTTATGAATGCAAAGAAACTGATATACAGAAGCCACGCCATCAAGCAAATGTTTGAACGTAACATTGGAGAGGCAGACGTAAAAGCCGTTATTGACCTGGGTGAAGTGATCCAGGACTATCCTGATGACGTTCCCTACCCAAGCCGCTTGATACTTGGCTGGTGCAGAGGACGGCCGATTCACGTGGTCGCCGCTTACGACAACCAGGAAAGAACAGACATCGTGATCACCGTCTATGAGCCCGATCACTCACTGTGGGAAGACGGATTCAAAAAGAGGAAACCGACATGAAATGCCTTATCTGCAATCTGGGAGAAACCCGCGAAGGATTTGCCACCGTTACACTTGAACGGGGGCAAGCCACTCTGGTATTCAAGCACGTGCCCGCCCAAGTCTGTACAAACTGCGGGGAAGAATACATCGATGATGCCGTCGTCAGGCACTTGTTTGAACACGCCGAGGAAGCGCTGGAAGCAGGTGTCGAATTGGACGTCAGACAATACAAAGCAGCCTGAGCCACCAACTAACCGCTATGCACTATCCGCTACGCCCTTTAAACTAACCACTATGCGCTATTAACTAATCGCTACCCGCTATCTGCTACCCAAGGAGATCCACCATGACAGCAACATCAGTGAAAAATGAAGCCAAACGACTGGTTGAAAACCTTCCGGATACCGCGAGTTGGGATGACCTGATGTATGAGGTCTACGTCAGGCAAAAGATCGAAGATGGAATCAAGGCCGCAGATGAAGACCGGGTGCTGACCCATGAGGAGGTGCGCAAGCGCTTCGGCACGCAATGAAGCTCGTCTGGACCGAGCCTGCAGTAGAAGCCTTGCAGGCAGTCCACGATTATATTGCCCTGGACCACCCCTTCTACGCGGTCCGTTTTGTCGACCGCATGACGAGATCTGCTGAGCGACTGATCATCCATCCTGAAATCGGCAGGCAAGTGCCCGAAGCCGGGCTGGAAGATATTCGCGAGATCATCTTTCAGCGTTACCGGATTATCTACCGACTGCGCCCTCACCTGATCCAAATCCTGACAGTCGTACACGGCGCGCGAAACCTTGCCGGATCGGAACCAAAACCTTGGGAGGTTGGATGAAACTATTGAGGTGGCAATATAATGTTGAACGTCTATGGACTGCCACGGCGTCACTGCCGCCTCGCAGTACTAACCCCTATTCGCTATGCCCTTAAACTACACGCTAATCACTACCCCCTATCCGCTATGAGCATCATTGAAGTCAACCACGTCACCAAGGAATTCAAGCTCGGGCAGTTGCACAGCCTGAAAACCACCGCCCTCAACCAGTGGCGGCGGCTCACCGGCCAGCCGGTAGAAGAGCGCGCTCCGTTCAAGGCGCTGGACGACGTCAGTTTCAGCATCGAAGCAGGCGAAGTCGTCGGCATCATCGGCCACAACGGTTCCGGCAAAAGCACGATGCTTAAACTGCTCGCCAACACTCGAAACAGACGTCAGACAGTATAAAGCAGCCTGAGCCACCGACTAATCGCTATGCCCTATCCGCTACGCCCTTTAAACTATCCCCTACTCGCTAACGCCTAATGACTAACTACCACTCGCCAATCTCATCGCCGCACGAAGAGGATGCTTTTGCTCCCATCCTCGATTTCGTTCGCCAAGCGCGCGGCCAGGCCTTGGCGGCCGTCAACCGCGAACTGGTAGCGCTTTACTGGCGGATTGGCGAATACCTCAGCCACAAGATTGCAGCGGACGGCTGGGGGCAAGGTACGATCAAGCGCTTGGCCGACTGGCTGGTGATCCATGAACCCGTTATCAGGGGATACTCCCCGCAAAATCTTTGGCGGATGCGCCAGTTCCACGAGACCTACCGAGAAGACGCAATTCTCTCACCAGTGGTGAGAGAATTGTCCTGGACCCACAACCTGGTTATTTTGTCCAAGTGCAGATCGCAGGAGGAACGGGGCTTCTATCTTCGCCTCGCGGTACAGGAGCGGTGGACCAAACGCGAACTGGAGCGGCAACTTGATGGCGGCCTGTTCGAGCGCACCCTGATCGCCAAACCAAAACTCTCACCGGCGTTGAGAGAAATCCACCCCGGTGCCGAATCTGCCTTCAAGGACGGCTATCTTATAGACTTTCTTAGCCTGCCCCATGTCCACAGCGAACACGACCTGCAGAAAGGCCTGCTTGCCAACCTCAAACAGTTCCTGCTCGAACTGGGGCGAGAATTCTGCTTCGTGGATGAGGAATACCTTATCCAGGTAGGCGCCAAGGATTTTTTCATCGACCTTCTGCTCTACCATCGCGGCCTTCAAGCCCTCGTGGCTTTCGAACTCAGGATCGACGATTTCAAACCCGCCTACCTGGGGCAACTGGAGTTCTATCTCGAGGCCCTCGACCGCGACCACAAGAAACCCCACGAAGCGGCCAGCATTGGTGTGCTACTGTGCAAGAGTCGCGACCATGATGTAGTGGAATACGCCCTTTCGCGCAGCCTCTCACCAACACTTGTGGCAGAATATGTGACCAAACTGCCAGACAAGCATATGCTGCAAACGAAGCTGGATGAATTTTACGAACTGGCACAATACCAAGCCCGCCAGGAGCGCGAGCCATGAAATTCCGTCACTACCCCCTAACCCCTATCCGCTATGAGCATCATTGAAGTCAACCACGTCACCAAGGAATTCAAGCTCGGGCAGTTGCACAGCCTGAAAACCACCGCACTCAACCAGTGGCGGCGACTCACCGGCCAGCCGGTGGAAGAGCGCAAGCCATTCAAGGCCCTGGATGACGTCACTTTCTCCGTCGAGCAAGGCGAGGTGTTGGGCATCATCGGTCACAACGGCGCCGGCAAGAGCACGATGCTCAAGTTGCTCGCCAACATTTCAAAACCCTCCAGCGGCAGCATCACCGTCAAAGGCAAGATCGCCCCATTGATTGAGGTAGGAGCCGGCCTGGTTGGCGACCTCACCGGCCGCGAAAACATCTATCTCAACGGCGCCATCCTCGGCATGCCGAAGAAGGAAATCGACCGCAAGTTCGACGACATCGTCGCCTTCGCCGAACTGGAAGAATTCATAGATACCCCGATCAAGCGTTACTCATCAGGCATGCAAGTGCGGTTGGGATTTTCCGTCGCCACCAGCGTGGAGTCGGATATTCTGATCGTAGACGAGGTGCTGGCTGTGGGTGATCTGGCGTTTCAGCGGAAGTGTTTCGACCGGATCGAAGATTTGATTAATAGGCAGGAGAAAACCGTATTATTGGTAAGTCACAATATCAGGCAAGTCGAACGCCTCTGTAGCAGAGTCATTATGTTGGATCATGGTCACACAGTGGCCGACGGTGATCCAACCGAAGTAAGTAATCTCTTCTTCGATTACAGCAACCAGAAAATCAAGTCAGACGCTTCAAATACTAGTGGTGGAAAGTTCAGAACGTCAGATGAGCTAACCTTTAAGGGCATGGATTTTTACGATGAGCACGGCCAATCTGCGGATCGGATTAATTTCCTCTCGCCCTTCCACATATGTATTCAATTTACAATTAACAAACCTCTTGAGCGTATTTGTTTCCTCATCGGCGCACACACCACCGATTTCGTATATCTCACCGCCAATAATAATGTCGAGGACCCGCGTGATTTCGAGACGGGCGATCATGCTGTCGAATTGCATTTCGAGTCCATGACGCTGTTGCCAGGCATCTACTCAATGCGTGCATGGATAGGAACCCCGGAAGGCCGTGAATCGTTTTATGGGGAAAATCTTTTCTCCTTCCAGGTTTTTTCGCATGATCACTTCATCACCCGCCAACAGGAAATGGGGTTATTCCACTTAAATGCCACATGGAATTTTGGAGAAAATAGAATGCTGTCTTCCAAAATGGCTAGCCCGCAACCGATTGATGAATAACAAAGAAGTGATTATTTGGAATTTAATATAATGGCAGATCCTTTCAAAATAGCATACAAATATTACCGTTCTGCATTTAACAAATGGGAATTTCACAAACGAAAAAATGAAGCCCATAGAAAATTAAAACTATGGCAGCGTCCCTATAAATTGCACCTAGGTTGCGGGGAAATCAGATTCAATGGCTGGATCAACATAGATCTAAATAAGGATCTAACAGATACCGATATTATCTGGGACTTGGCCTGGGGAATTCCTGTGGAGGACTCTTCCTGTGGGTTGATTTTTACTGAACACATGTTGGAACACATAAGCGTCAACGCTGGGCTTTCGTTCCTGCGCGAGTGCCATCGCGCACTTCAACCAGGAGGGGTAGTAAGAATCGCAATGCCATCCCTCGACGTACTCATTGAAAAGGCCTATCTAGGCAATTGGCGGGAACAGGATTGGTTAACTTGGCCAGCCTATCAGTTCATTAAAACGCGTGCCGAAATGATGAATATTTTTTTCAGGTGGTGGGGGCATCAATGGATATACGATCGAGAGGAGCTGCATAGGCGGTTGCGAGAAGCTGGTTTTACCGACATACGCGACGTTGAATGGGGCAAGAGCGAAGTGCCTGATATGCAAAATCGCGAAACCCGCCCCGACTCATTGCTGATATGCGAGGCGCGAAAATGATACCCCATGCTGACCGACAACTCATCAAACTAGGACAATCTAAGGTAATTAATGCCCCCGAAAAATAAATTGGCAATTTGGGAAGGCGGTGGCCACGCCCTAATCGTGGCCGATACTATACGGCTTCGGGGGGGGTATGAAATTGTTGGCTTTCTCGATGATGTTAATCCGGCTCTCTATGGTGCGGAATTTTGCGAAGCTGAAATTCTTGCGGGCTCTCAAAAGTTAGCTGAGCTTAAACATAATGTGGTTGACGACAAGACTATCCACTTCCGCGAATGCAAAACCGCACTGTGACCAGAAAACCTCCTATCGTCGTGTTCGGTGCTGGAGGCCATGCCCTAGTAGTGGCCGATATCCTTGGCCAAATGGATCAGTACCGTATCATCGGATTTCTGGACGATGTGAATCACGAACGCCACGGTGCGAAATTCGCCGGAGCCTCAATCCTTGGCGGTTCCAACGAACTGGCGGCCTTGCGCGCCGACGGTGTGACTCACGCCATCGTGGCAATCGGTCATTGTGCAACGCGCACTCGAATAGCTGAAATGCTTGTCAACACAGGTTTTGAGCTGGTCAGCGCAATACACCCGCGAGCCTATATTGCCGGCAACGTGGAAATCGGCCCAGGCTGCGTAGTGGCAGCCCAGGCCGCGATTAATCCGGGTAGCAAGTTAGGCACCAACGTCATCGTCAACACCGGGGCCACAGTAGACCATGAATGCGAAATTGGCGCAGCTGCCCACATTGGCCCGGGTGTACATTTAGCCGGTAGAGTACAGGTGGGAGAACGCGCTTGGATAGGCATTGGTTGCTGCGTGAGCGATCGTGTCCGCATAGGCTCAGATGCCTTCATTGGAGCTGGGGCTGCCGTGGTGCGGGATATTCCAGCAAGTATGCTGGCCTATGGAGTACCAGCCCGTGTTATCGGGAAAGTGAACGAATGAACAATACTAGACCCCTCGCCATTCTCGGTGCCGCCCCGACGTTCCCCGAACCCCTATATGTAGGGCGTCCCAACATCGGCGACCGAGAACGTTTGATGGCACGACTCAACGACATGCTCGACCGCCGCTGGCTTACCAACAACGGACCCTACGTGCAGGAACTAGAACGTGAACTGGAAAAGATGCTGGGCGTGAAGCACTGCATCGCCATGTGCAACGCGACAGTAGCTCTGGAAATTGTCATTCGTGCGTTGGAGTTGAAGGGCGAGGTGATCGCCCCTTCTTTTACCTTCATTGCCACCGCCCATGCCCTGCAATGGCAGGAAATCACCCCTGTGTTCTGCGACGTTGGCCCGGCGACCCATAATCTTGATCCACGACGTGTGGAAGAACTCATCACACCCCGTACTACGGGCATCATCGGTGTACACGTCTGGGGCCGTCCTTGTGACATTCCGGCACTCGCCGAGATCGCGCAGCGACGCCGACTCAAGCTGCTATTCGACGCCGCCCATGCCTTCGGCTGTACCACCGGTGGGCGCCACCTCGGCAATTTCGGCGACGCTGAAGTGTTCAGTTTTCATGCCACCAAGTTTTTCAACGCCTTCGAGGGTGGAGCGGTCACCACCAACGATGACGCGCTGGCAGCGAAAATCCGCTTGATGAAGAATTTTGGATTCAGTGGTTACGACAATGTCATCTATATCGGCACCAACGGAAAGATGAGTGAAGCATCGGCTGCTATGGCTCTCACGTCCCTTGAGAGCATGGACAGTTTCATCGCCACCAACCAGGCCAACCACGAAACTTACACTGCATCCTTTGCGGACTTTCATGGACTTAAGCTGATAGGGTATGATAACAGTGAACAAAACAACTACCAATACGTCGTGGTGGAGGTAGACGAGTCCCAGACCGGCCTTAACCGTGATGAACTGATCAAAGTTCTGCATGCAGAAAATGTCATCGCCCGACGTTATTTCTATCCAGGTTGCCATCGCATGGAACCCTACCGCTCATTTTTCCCCCATGCCGGTCTGTTACTACCCCACACGGAAGCCTTAGCCGACCGGGTACTAGTACTTCCCACCGGTACCGCTGTAAATTCCAAGGATATCGGCACCATCGGCGATATTCTGTACTCCGCCGTCGCCAATGCGCCCGCAGTACGTACCTACGCCGAACAGAGCGGTAAATAATGGCAGCCCCTGTCGTAAGCGTCTGCATTCCCACATTCAATGGCGCGGCATTTTTGGATGATTGCCTACGCAGCGTTCGCAGTCAAAGCTTCAGTGATTTCGAAATCGTTATCGTCGATGACAACTCAACAGATGAGACTGTTGCAATTGCAGCACAGCACGCCGCTGACGACCCTCGTATTCAAATTTTTGAATACAAAACACATTCTGGGCTTGGCGGTGCCGGAAACTACAACCGCTGCATCCAACATTCACACGGAGAATGGATTAAGTATGTTTTTCAAGATGACCTGCTGGCGCTCAGGTGTCTTGAACGCATGTTGGAAGCCACAAGTGCAGAAAGTCGCTTCGTGGCTTGCTGGAAAGACTTCCTTTTCTCGCCGGAGACGCCCCACCAAGTACGGGACGAATACCTGGCCATGCCTGACCTCAAATCGGTGTTCGGTGAACATCATCGAGTCGACGCTACAACCTTTTGTCATGCGGTACTGGCACGCTGGCAGAAGAACTTCGTAGGTGAGCCAACTTCAATGCTGATACATAGGGATTGTTTCGAGCGGTATGGCCAGTTCAATCCTGATATTGCGACATTCGCTGATATGGAATGCTGGATTCGTATTGGTAGCCATGAAGGTTTAACCATCGTACCGGAGGTACTTGCAACCTTCCGCATCCACAAAGCATCCATGAGCGGGATCATCCGCCATACACGCCTGTACCGGGCAGAACTAGAGAGAGTGTTACTGTGCAACAACCTTGCTTTTTCTAATCAATATGCCTCTCTCCGGGCGCATGCCGCAAGAGTCAACCCGCCAATTGACCCTATTCAAAAACTAGTGCAAATAGCCCAAGATGTGCGGTGGCTTGCCATCCATGCCCAGAACAGCCAAAACGATTTCACGCTCCTTACGGAGTGGGAGAACTTCTCCCGGCACTATCCCCACATAACTCAGTTGCTGCCACGAACAAAAGAGGCAGATCCGAGCCTGCTTACTCGCATAAAAAAATATATTGCTAGACAGATTGGTCCCTCTTAGGTATTTGTCATGGCTGCCATATCTCAGTCCAGTGCTGTAGCGTGTTCGTAAGGATCAATAATGCCAATCGTCAGCATCTGCATACCCACATATAACGGCGCCCGATATCTGGAGTCCTGTTTGGACAGCGTGTTGAGCCAGACCTACAAAGATATTGAGATTCTTTTGGTCGATGATGGATCAACCGATGCCACTTTTGAAATCCTTGAGCGTTACGCGGCCAGCGATCAACGAATCCGATTGGCCCGAAACGAGCAGAATCGTGGGCTGGTAGATAACTGGAACCATTGCATTGAACTAGCCCACGGCGAGTGGATCAAGTTCGTCTTTCAGGACGACCTGATCGCGCCCGGCTGTTTAGAACGGCTGGTTGCCGCATCAGCGCAGGACGTTTTTTTTGTTGCATGCAAACGCAATTACTTATTCGATGAGGACACCACCAAAGATGTCCGACAGTTTTATTTTGATAATCAGCGTTTGATTGATAACATTTTTTCGGAGTCTGGCAGGATTTCCGCACAAGACTATTGTCAATTGGCGCTTGCTCGGATAGGGATGAATTTCGTAGGCGAGCCTACCAGCGTCATGTTGAGAAAAAGTGTTTTTGACCAATATGGATTATTTAATCCTCATTTAATCATGTCCTGCGACTTGGAGTATTGGACACGGGTTGCCATCCATACCGGCTTAGTCTATGTGGCGGAAAAACTGGCGACTTTTCGAGTGCATAAAGGGGCAACGAGCGAAACAAACCGGGCTCATCGTCAATATCGAATGGAAGTATTGGATGCGCTTATCATTCTGCATGATATTGTATATGCGTCGAACTATGCACCGCTACGAGAGGCTGCCAACAGCCGGCAGCCTCCAATCAATCTATTACAAAAGCTCGCCGAGGAGGCGCGTGGTGCAAAATGGCTGGCAGTCGCCGCTGCAAACAGAGCGGATAATCCAGATAGTACCCTGATAGAAGAATGGAATCAGGTGGCGCAAGATTACCCGCGCCTTGCAAAGCTTTCGGGTGGCGCCTCCTCACACCGGGGTAGTAAACTACTGAGTGCCTGGCGGGATCGGCTGTCCAGATTTTTGTAACGATACAAAAAACAATAACCGATTGCTCGCCATGCCCCCATTAAAATACATTTACTGGAAAGTCTCTGCCCTCATTACCGAGCAAGTAGATTTGCTTAAATTCTTATTTAAGACTTAGGCCGCTGTTATTTTCGAAAACTTTTATGGCGGACATTAAGCTCATTTGCTTCTACCTTCCTCAGTTCCACCCTACTCCCGAAAATGACGCATGGTGGGGGAAGGGCTTTACGGAATGGCGGAATGTTACGAAGGCTAAACCATTGTTCCCCGGCCATTACCAGCCGCATATTCCGGCCGACCTGGGTTTTTACGATTTGCGGCTACCCGAGGTGCGGGAGGCGCAGGCGGAGGTGGCGCGGGAATACGGCATCCACGGTTTTTGCTACTACCACTACTGGTTCAACGGCCGGTGCATTCTAGAGCGTCCTTTCAATGAGGTATTGGCCTCCGGCAAACCCGATTTTCCCTTCTGCCTGTGCTGGGCGAACGAGAACTGGACCAGGGTTTGGGATGGGGGCGAGAAGAATGTTCTGCTCGAGCAGAAGTACAACCATGAGGACGATCTTGCCCATATTGAGAGTCTGATGCCCGCTTTCCGCGACGAGCGCTATATACGGATCGATGGCAAGCCGCTATTTCTGGTCTATCGGACTGAGCTTATGCCTGATCCGGCGCGGACGGCCGAGATTTGGCGCGAGGCGGCAAAGCGGGCCGGCGTTGGGGATCTTTATCTTGCCAGAGTGGAGAGTTTCGACAATGCCACTGATCCGCGCGGTATCGGGTTTGACGCCGCGGTAGAGTTTGCCCCGGACGGCAACTACTATGGCGAGAAGAAGTTTCATGGCAAGTTTTATGAGTGGCTGGCAAGAAGAGGGTTGCTGAGTAAGGGGTACATCGAAAACAATGTGGGCAATTATCGGGGGCTCGCAGCCCTCCATCGTCAAAGGCCTGATCCAACCTTTACCCGATTTCACTGCGTCACACCGTCGTGGGACAACAGCCCACGTAGGAAGCAGGGCGCCTGGATTTACGATGGATCGACGCCGGAGATCTATGGAGATTGGCTAAAAACTGCGCTCCGAAGAACGCTAAAAAAACACAAAGGCGATGAAAGGGTAGTCTTTATCAACGCCTGGAACGAGTGGGCGGAGGGCAATCACCTGGAGCCTGACCTTAAGTGGGGGCGCGCCTATCTGGAGGCGACCGATATAGCGAAAAAGGCGGCAATATCCGGCGAGGGTGAGAACAGTCACAGTCCCATTCCAAAAGGCATCGGGAGCCCTTCTACTCCGGTTGCTAAACGGCTGTATTGGAAGACCGCTGCATTCGCCAGCAAGCAAGTGGAGCTGGCAAAAGCCCTATTTAAAAAATAGCGATATCGGCTGAGCCACAACAGGATTAATTGATGCTTTCTTCAAGAGTACACGCCTTCGGCTGGCTTTTTGCCCTGCTCCTGCTGCCAAATTTAGCGTCGGCTGCGGAGACTGCGGAGACTGCGGCAAGGTTGTGGCGGGTCACGGAATTGGAATTTGCCTCCAGTCAGGATTCCGAGAGGCCCATGGATGTAGAGTTGACCGCCCAATTTACCGGCCCCGATGGCAGCCGCCTTGACGTGCCTGGGTACTGGGACGGCGAAAACGCGTGGAAGATTCGCTTCACGCCGACCAGGCCGGGCAAGTGGACTTATGTAACCCGTTGCAGTCGCATTGACGATTCAGGCTTGCATGATCAGCACGGTATGCTGCTTGCTTTACCGGCGGATGGCGACAACCCCCTGTTCAAACACGGCGGCTTTCTGAAGGTCAGCAAGAACAAGCATTATCTGACCTATTCGGACGGCACGCCGTTCTTTTGGCTCGGAGACACGTGGTGGTTTTGCCCATCCAAACTTTGCCCCATCGAGGGTTCATCCAATCCGAAGAAGTACCCTTCGATGTTCAAGGCGCTGGTGGACACCCGGAAGAGCCAGGGGTTCACGGTGGCGCAGATGGCATTCTTGGGTCCGACAAATGCCCCCGTGCCGCATCTTAACCCGCGTCAATGGACGCCAGCGAACATAGATTTCTGGCGTGGCGCCGACGAATATATCAGCTATGCCAACGAAGCCGGGATTGTGCCGGTCATCGGGGTGGGCTTCCACCGTGATCTCGACAAACCAAGTCTGGAGGATTTAAAGCTGCTGTGGCGTTATATGGTGGCGCGTTACGGCGCCTTCGCCGTCACCTGGTTGATTATGGGCGAATACAGCATGGGCGCCGATGCTGCGCGGATCAAGAAGGTGATGGCGCTTGGCCAGTTTATCAAGGACATTGATCCTTATAAACGAGCGATGAGTATACATCCGGAAAACACGGGCGCCGAACATAGGGTGGCGTGGAATCAACCCTGGTATGATTTTATCATGAATCAATGCGGCCATCCGGAGGACAGGGTGCCGTCCATAGACATATACCTGTACCCGCACGCTTTCGGACTCAAGGGGACCAAGCCCGTGCTGGAGGCCGAATGCAATTACGAGGGTATCCGCGGCAAGACAGCGGATCGGGTGCGGCTGGTGGCCTATCGCGCTATTCAGTCCGGCTCCTTCGGCTATACCTATGGCGCTCATGGGCTGTGGTACCCCACGCAATTCATAGTGGATAAAACATTCTGGATGTTTGGGGTATCCCCGCCTTGGTGGGAAGCTCTGAAGAAACCTGGCGCTGAGCAAATGGGCTATCTGCGGCAAGCCTATGAATCCGTGAACTGGTGGGAGTTGGAGGCGCGGCCCCAGGCAGTGACCACCGCCCTGCCCCTTCCCGAGGGGCAGCGCATCCTCACCAAAGCGAGCGGAGACAAGGTTTTTCTGATTTATTTTCCGAAGGGGCTCGATCCGATGACGGAGACGTTGTTGCAAGGAACCGATAGGCGCGGCGCCTATTCCGCCGAGTGGTTCAATCCGCGCAACGGTGATCGGCAAACAGCAGACCCAGGAAATGTCGATGGAAGACTCCCGCCACGCCCGGATGACGAGGACTGGATGCTGATTTTGCGCAAGCAGTGACGGTTCATGACTCCGGACATACGACTAATCGCATTTTATCTGCCCCAATTCCACCCCATTCCCGAAAATGACGAGTGGTGGGGCAAGGGTTTCACGGAATGGAGAAATGTCGCCAAGGCGCGACCACTCTTCCCCGGACATTACCAGCCCCATCTACCGGCTGATCTGGGATTTTATGACTTGAGACTACCGGAAGCACGGGAGGCTCAGGCCGCATTAGCGCATGAATACGGCATCCACGGGTTTTGTTACTACCACTACTGGTTCAACGGCCGGCGTGTCCTGGAGCGGCCGTTCAACGAGGTGCTGGCCTCAGGCAAGCCGGATTTTCCCTTTTGCCTTTGCTGGGCCAACGAGAACTGGACCAGGATTTGGGATGGCGGAGAGAAGAATGTTCTGCTCGAACAGAAATATAGTCATGAGGACGATCTCGCCCATATCGAAAGTCTGATTCCCGCCTTTCGCGACGAGCGCTACATCAGGATAAATGGCAAACCTTTATTCCTGGTGTATCGCAGCGGACTGCTGCCAAATCCGGCTCGCACCGCGGAAATTTGGCGCGAGGCGGCGAAGCGCGCCGGCATAGGCGGCCTTTATCTCATCAGGGTGGAAAGTTTCGGCAACGAAGCTGATCCGCATGCCATCGGTTTCGATGCATCGGTGGAGTTTGCCCCGTTTGGCGGAGTAATGGGCAAGTTAAAATTTAGCGGGACTTTTCATCGCCTGCTGGCAAAGCTCGGCGTGCTCTCCAAGGGGTTTATCGAAAACAGCGTGATTGACTACGACACCATTGTGGAAGGTATGCTGAAAAGACCAG
This window harbors:
- a CDS encoding glycoside hydrolase family 99-like domain-containing protein produces the protein MADIKLICFYLPQFHPTPENDAWWGKGFTEWRNVTKAKPLFPGHYQPHIPADLGFYDLRLPEVREAQAEVAREYGIHGFCYYHYWFNGRCILERPFNEVLASGKPDFPFCLCWANENWTRVWDGGEKNVLLEQKYNHEDDLAHIESLMPAFRDERYIRIDGKPLFLVYRTELMPDPARTAEIWREAAKRAGVGDLYLARVESFDNATDPRGIGFDAAVEFAPDGNYYGEKKFHGKFYEWLARRGLLSKGYIENNVGNYRGLAALHRQRPDPTFTRFHCVTPSWDNSPRRKQGAWIYDGSTPEIYGDWLKTALRRTLKKHKGDERVVFINAWNEWAEGNHLEPDLKWGRAYLEATDIAKKAAISGEGENSHSPIPKGIGSPSTPVAKRLYWKTAAFASKQVELAKALFKK
- a CDS encoding glycoside hydrolase family 99-like domain-containing protein, with product MTPDIRLIAFYLPQFHPIPENDEWWGKGFTEWRNVAKARPLFPGHYQPHLPADLGFYDLRLPEAREAQAALAHEYGIHGFCYYHYWFNGRRVLERPFNEVLASGKPDFPFCLCWANENWTRIWDGGEKNVLLEQKYSHEDDLAHIESLIPAFRDERYIRINGKPLFLVYRSGLLPNPARTAEIWREAAKRAGIGGLYLIRVESFGNEADPHAIGFDASVEFAPFGGVMGKLKFSGTFHRLLAKLGVLSKGFIENSVIDYDTIVEGMLKRPEPDYKRFHGVTPAWDNSARRKQNAFILDGATPLKYQAWLRTVVERTLRKPAGDERIVFINAWNEWAEGNHLEPDLEWGRAYLEATRNAVLGATQQSGAAAPANRAPELQATPARRTYWKARAFLKEQANLLRLLGFRKK
- a CDS encoding glycosyltransferase, which gives rise to MAAPVVSVCIPTFNGAAFLDDCLRSVRSQSFSDFEIVIVDDNSTDETVAIAAQHAADDPRIQIFEYKTHSGLGGAGNYNRCIQHSHGEWIKYVFQDDLLALRCLERMLEATSAESRFVACWKDFLFSPETPHQVRDEYLAMPDLKSVFGEHHRVDATTFCHAVLARWQKNFVGEPTSMLIHRDCFERYGQFNPDIATFADMECWIRIGSHEGLTIVPEVLATFRIHKASMSGIIRHTRLYRAELERVLLCNNLAFSNQYASLRAHAARVNPPIDPIQKLVQIAQDVRWLAIHAQNSQNDFTLLTEWENFSRHYPHITQLLPRTKEADPSLLTRIKKYIARQIGPS
- a CDS encoding DUF4038 domain-containing protein — encoded protein: MLSSRVHAFGWLFALLLLPNLASAAETAETAARLWRVTELEFASSQDSERPMDVELTAQFTGPDGSRLDVPGYWDGENAWKIRFTPTRPGKWTYVTRCSRIDDSGLHDQHGMLLALPADGDNPLFKHGGFLKVSKNKHYLTYSDGTPFFWLGDTWWFCPSKLCPIEGSSNPKKYPSMFKALVDTRKSQGFTVAQMAFLGPTNAPVPHLNPRQWTPANIDFWRGADEYISYANEAGIVPVIGVGFHRDLDKPSLEDLKLLWRYMVARYGAFAVTWLIMGEYSMGADAARIKKVMALGQFIKDIDPYKRAMSIHPENTGAEHRVAWNQPWYDFIMNQCGHPEDRVPSIDIYLYPHAFGLKGTKPVLEAECNYEGIRGKTADRVRLVAYRAIQSGSFGYTYGAHGLWYPTQFIVDKTFWMFGVSPPWWEALKKPGAEQMGYLRQAYESVNWWELEARPQAVTTALPLPEGQRILTKASGDKVFLIYFPKGLDPMTETLLQGTDRRGAYSAEWFNPRNGDRQTADPGNVDGRLPPRPDDEDWMLILRKQ
- a CDS encoding glycosyltransferase family 2 protein gives rise to the protein MPIVSICIPTYNGARYLESCLDSVLSQTYKDIEILLVDDGSTDATFEILERYAASDQRIRLARNEQNRGLVDNWNHCIELAHGEWIKFVFQDDLIAPGCLERLVAASAQDVFFVACKRNYLFDEDTTKDVRQFYFDNQRLIDNIFSESGRISAQDYCQLALARIGMNFVGEPTSVMLRKSVFDQYGLFNPHLIMSCDLEYWTRVAIHTGLVYVAEKLATFRVHKGATSETNRAHRQYRMEVLDALIILHDIVYASNYAPLREAANSRQPPINLLQKLAEEARGAKWLAVAAANRADNPDSTLIEEWNQVAQDYPRLAKLSGGASSHRGSKLLSAWRDRLSRFL